Proteins from one Proteiniborus sp. DW1 genomic window:
- a CDS encoding DUF3343 domain-containing protein, with protein sequence MNIKSISRGKYYIAVFKSRNYAVQLYYKLEKGGYSMFQLISTPCQLRGGCSYSIKFSKLNDLNYFKRFSPDFDQEIFGIYYVDKRNGTKIYEPISLNKST encoded by the coding sequence ATGAACATTAAGTCAATTAGTAGAGGTAAATATTATATTGCTGTTTTCAAGTCGAGAAACTATGCTGTTCAACTGTATTATAAATTAGAAAAGGGCGGCTATAGTATGTTTCAGTTAATATCTACTCCATGTCAACTAAGAGGAGGATGTAGTTATTCAATTAAATTTTCAAAACTAAATGATTTGAATTATTTCAAAAGGTTCTCCCCTGATTTTGATCAAGAGATATTTGGTATATACTATGTAGACAAAAGAAATGGTACCAAAATTTATGAACCTATAAGTCTAAACAAAAGTACTTAG
- a CDS encoding glycosyltransferase family A protein, with product MREKIFKNLSPQNMNKKNKSKYEIRLKLKNKQHIAHVSRGDDIRVSIITCTNRPRYLDNVFENYNRQSYKDKELIIILNNNKMNLKDLKLKAKEFPNVSIFQIDEKKSLGYCLNFGVNKANYGIIAKMDDDDYYGPNYLFQAVSALRYADVVGKYCTYVYFEDSKTLAIRNPKRENRYVYRLEGPTLVFRKEVFNKIKFHDKSLGEDIQFCKDCLKNGIRLYATDKYNFVYIRHGSKDKHAWNIRDELYKKLCIIIGEVEDYIGFIENSKNRNSHQR from the coding sequence ATGCGAGAAAAAATATTTAAAAATTTAAGTCCTCAAAATATGAATAAAAAAAATAAAAGTAAATATGAAATTAGGTTGAAGCTAAAAAATAAACAGCATATAGCACATGTTAGTAGGGGAGATGACATAAGAGTATCTATAATAACCTGTACTAACAGACCTAGATATTTAGATAATGTATTTGAAAACTACAATAGACAATCATATAAAGATAAAGAACTAATAATTATACTAAATAACAATAAAATGAACCTAAAAGATCTGAAATTGAAAGCAAAGGAATTCCCCAATGTTTCTATATTTCAAATTGACGAAAAAAAATCTCTTGGATATTGCTTAAATTTTGGAGTCAATAAGGCTAATTATGGTATTATAGCAAAAATGGATGATGATGATTATTATGGACCAAATTATCTCTTTCAAGCTGTTAGTGCCCTAAGATATGCTGATGTAGTAGGAAAATACTGCACCTATGTGTATTTTGAAGATAGCAAAACTTTAGCAATTAGAAATCCAAAAAGAGAAAATAGATATGTATATAGATTAGAAGGACCAACTTTAGTTTTTAGAAAGGAAGTATTTAATAAGATAAAATTTCATGATAAATCATTAGGGGAAGATATTCAATTTTGCAAGGATTGTTTAAAAAATGGAATAAGGCTATATGCAACCGATAAATACAACTTTGTATATATTAGACATGGCTCAAAAGATAAACATGCTTGGAATATTAGAGATGAGTTATATAAGAAGTTGTGTATAATTATTGGTGAAGTAGAAGACTATATAGGTTTTATAGAAAACTCTAAGAACAGAAACAGCCATCAAAGATAA